The following proteins come from a genomic window of Gossypium raimondii isolate GPD5lz chromosome 5, ASM2569854v1, whole genome shotgun sequence:
- the LOC105766206 gene encoding uncharacterized protein LOC105766206, producing the protein MPDSNKNQALENIKDCERVGTTSRQKQKFTHTARSKSFTCVADDEELSFGQKLGRLQLFDITHRKKDGSPMTTEVVEIMQYMSSANQAQAEVQRLRDQMTQMQASTVEQIAQLKAEEALREAEAQRKYDELQLQLKAEAVAREVEASKKYDELQLQLQNMMKMFQ; encoded by the exons atgcctgatagtaacaaaaatcaagctctcgaaaatattaag gattgtgaacgagttggaactacaagtaggcaaaaacaaaaattcacgcaCACAGCTAGGTCAAAAAGTTTTACTTGTGTAGCTGATgacgag gaactatCGTTTGGTCAAAAACTTGGGCGCCTtcagctttttgacattacacatagaaagaaagatggatctcctatgactaCTGAAGTTGTagaaattatg CAATACATGTCTTCGGCGaatcaggctcaagctgaagttcagaggttaagagaccagatgactcagatgcaagcgagcaCAGTTGAACAAATTgctcaacttaaagcggaggaaGCAttgagagaagcagaggctcaaagaaaatatgatgaactccagctacaacttaaagcggaggcagtAGCGAGGGAAGTAGAGGCAAGCAAAAAATATGacgaactccagctacaacttcagaatatgatgaagatgtttcagtaG
- the LOC105766207 gene encoding BTB/POZ and TAZ domain-containing protein 3 isoform X1, with translation MIQRYSGKFYLMASPAIDSAWLSSLSEPFCKSLNVGEAHPADILPVLEAPVPFASDNSNAPQPPPLPSKNCTRTKFSKRPLEYIVVPKETKDAWDNLFKEGYGADVCILTNEKSCVLAHSNVLSIASPVLANVLRLSKVKNGMRYIKIPGVPHGAVCMFIRFLYSSCYEEEELQKFVLHLLVLSHFYSIPSLKRVCICSLEQGWLTRENVIDVLQLARNCDAPRLAFICVRMVVKNFQSISLTEGWRAMRRANPALEQELVESVVEADTRKQERQRKMEEKKVYLQLHEAMEALLHICKDGCRTIGPRGKVLKGSQGACNFPACKGLETLVRHFSNCKTRVPGGCVHCKRMWQLLELHSRMCNEPDSCKVPLCRHFKEKMQQQSKKDETKWKVLVSKVIATKNAVGSFSSRSKGLF, from the exons ATGATCCAAAG ATATTCTGGGAAGTTTTATTTGATGGCTTCACCAGCTATTGACTCTGCATGGCTATCCTCGCTTAGTGAGCCCTTTTGTAAATCTTTGAATGTAGGGGAAGCACATCCAGCCGATATTTTACCTGTGCTGGAAGCTCCTGTGCCTTTTGCATCCGATAACTCTAATGCTCCACAACCGCCACCTCTCCCTAGTAAAAATTGTACAAGAACTAAGTTTTCCAAGAGGCCTCTTGAGTATATTGTTGTCCCAAAGGAAACAAAGGATGCATGGGACAACCTGTTTAAGGAAGGGTATGGTGCAGATGTTTGTATTCTCACCAATGAAAAATCATGTGTTCTAGCTCATTCTAATGTTTTG AGTATTGCATCACCTGTGCTGGCTAATGTTCTCAGGCTATCAAAAGTCAAGAATGGCATGAGATACATCAAAATCCCTGGAGTACCTCATGGAGCTGTCTGCATGTTTATTCGTTTTCTATATTCATCttg CTATGAAGAGGAGGAGCTGCAGAAGTTTGTTCTCCATCTATTAGTCTTGTCACATTTCTACTCAATTCCATCACTGAAAAGAGTTTGTATTTGCTCACTGGAGCAAGGCTGGCTTACAAGAGAAAATGTGATAGATGTTCTTCAGTTAGCAAGGAATTGTGATGCACCTAGGCTTGCCTTCATTTGTGTCCGTATGGTTGTAAAGAATTTCCAATCTATATCTTTAACTGAAGGATGGAGAGCAATGAGACGTGCCAATCCTGCTCTTGAGCAAGAACTTGTAGAGTCTGTTGTTGAAGCAGATACT AGAAAGCAAGAGAGGCAGAGAAAAATGGAAGAGAAAAAAGTCTACTTGCAATTGCACGAAGCAATGGAGGCCCTCCTTCACATTTGCAAGGACGGCTGTAGGACGATTGGACCTCGTGGTAAGGTGTTAAAAGGGAGCCAGGGTGCTTGTAATTTTCCAGCTTGTAAAGGGCTTGAAACTTTAGTGCGTCATTTCTCAAATTGTAAGACTCGGGTCCCTGGTGGATGTGTTCACTGCAAACGCATGTGGCAGCTTCTTGAACTGCATTCCCGCATGTGCAATGAGCCTGATTCATGCAAGGTTCCTCTTTGTAG GCATTTCAAGGAGAAAATGCAGCAGCAAAGCAAGAAAGATGAGACAAAGTGGAAGGTGTTAGTGAGCAAAGTTATTGCAACAAAGAATGCAGTTGGGTCATTCTCATCTCGGTCTAAAGGTTTATTCTGA
- the LOC105766207 gene encoding BTB/POZ and TAZ domain-containing protein 3 isoform X2, which produces MASPAIDSAWLSSLSEPFCKSLNVGEAHPADILPVLEAPVPFASDNSNAPQPPPLPSKNCTRTKFSKRPLEYIVVPKETKDAWDNLFKEGYGADVCILTNEKSCVLAHSNVLSIASPVLANVLRLSKVKNGMRYIKIPGVPHGAVCMFIRFLYSSCYEEEELQKFVLHLLVLSHFYSIPSLKRVCICSLEQGWLTRENVIDVLQLARNCDAPRLAFICVRMVVKNFQSISLTEGWRAMRRANPALEQELVESVVEADTRKQERQRKMEEKKVYLQLHEAMEALLHICKDGCRTIGPRGKVLKGSQGACNFPACKGLETLVRHFSNCKTRVPGGCVHCKRMWQLLELHSRMCNEPDSCKVPLCRHFKEKMQQQSKKDETKWKVLVSKVIATKNAVGSFSSRSKGLF; this is translated from the exons ATGGCTTCACCAGCTATTGACTCTGCATGGCTATCCTCGCTTAGTGAGCCCTTTTGTAAATCTTTGAATGTAGGGGAAGCACATCCAGCCGATATTTTACCTGTGCTGGAAGCTCCTGTGCCTTTTGCATCCGATAACTCTAATGCTCCACAACCGCCACCTCTCCCTAGTAAAAATTGTACAAGAACTAAGTTTTCCAAGAGGCCTCTTGAGTATATTGTTGTCCCAAAGGAAACAAAGGATGCATGGGACAACCTGTTTAAGGAAGGGTATGGTGCAGATGTTTGTATTCTCACCAATGAAAAATCATGTGTTCTAGCTCATTCTAATGTTTTG AGTATTGCATCACCTGTGCTGGCTAATGTTCTCAGGCTATCAAAAGTCAAGAATGGCATGAGATACATCAAAATCCCTGGAGTACCTCATGGAGCTGTCTGCATGTTTATTCGTTTTCTATATTCATCttg CTATGAAGAGGAGGAGCTGCAGAAGTTTGTTCTCCATCTATTAGTCTTGTCACATTTCTACTCAATTCCATCACTGAAAAGAGTTTGTATTTGCTCACTGGAGCAAGGCTGGCTTACAAGAGAAAATGTGATAGATGTTCTTCAGTTAGCAAGGAATTGTGATGCACCTAGGCTTGCCTTCATTTGTGTCCGTATGGTTGTAAAGAATTTCCAATCTATATCTTTAACTGAAGGATGGAGAGCAATGAGACGTGCCAATCCTGCTCTTGAGCAAGAACTTGTAGAGTCTGTTGTTGAAGCAGATACT AGAAAGCAAGAGAGGCAGAGAAAAATGGAAGAGAAAAAAGTCTACTTGCAATTGCACGAAGCAATGGAGGCCCTCCTTCACATTTGCAAGGACGGCTGTAGGACGATTGGACCTCGTGGTAAGGTGTTAAAAGGGAGCCAGGGTGCTTGTAATTTTCCAGCTTGTAAAGGGCTTGAAACTTTAGTGCGTCATTTCTCAAATTGTAAGACTCGGGTCCCTGGTGGATGTGTTCACTGCAAACGCATGTGGCAGCTTCTTGAACTGCATTCCCGCATGTGCAATGAGCCTGATTCATGCAAGGTTCCTCTTTGTAG GCATTTCAAGGAGAAAATGCAGCAGCAAAGCAAGAAAGATGAGACAAAGTGGAAGGTGTTAGTGAGCAAAGTTATTGCAACAAAGAATGCAGTTGGGTCATTCTCATCTCGGTCTAAAGGTTTATTCTGA